One Sanguibacter sp. HDW7 DNA window includes the following coding sequences:
- a CDS encoding MFS transporter, with protein sequence MPTSTAEAPMTHEQLTTAPPVAAPAGVPLGAGVTRRPGRRLDGWDPENTAQWRAVGRTIARRNLVASVCAEFLGFVVWALWSVVVPLLPAAGFDLTVDQMFWLIAVPSLVGATLRIPYTFAVPVLGGQRWTIISALLLLVPLVALALVVQDPTTPFGVLVAVAALAGVGGGNFASSMANISFFYPEAAKGRALGLNAAGGNLGTAAVQLVVPLVVVTAAGVRLERAALLVVPLVLGAVVLAWRSMDNLTGARSDVRAYAVAATRRHTWLVSAVYLGTFGSFIGFSSVFPTLLKATFPEVSVSVAFLGALVGAVARPLGGSLADRVGGARVTLVAFGAMATAVVGAILALRAGSFVGFVGSFLVLFVATGAGNGSVYRMIPAVFRHGATDDADRAHRARVAAGCLGIAGAVGAFGGFLVPRGFAASTAATGGIEAALWAVVGVYALLATLTWAVYARPGSALGAAGV encoded by the coding sequence ATGCCCACGTCGACCGCGGAGGCCCCGATGACCCACGAGCAGCTGACGACCGCACCACCCGTAGCCGCGCCCGCCGGCGTCCCGCTCGGCGCCGGCGTCACCCGTCGCCCCGGCCGACGCCTCGACGGCTGGGACCCCGAGAACACCGCGCAGTGGCGTGCCGTCGGGCGCACGATCGCCCGCCGCAACCTCGTCGCCTCCGTCTGCGCGGAGTTCCTCGGCTTCGTCGTCTGGGCCCTGTGGAGCGTCGTCGTGCCCCTGCTGCCCGCCGCGGGCTTCGACCTCACGGTCGACCAGATGTTCTGGCTCATCGCCGTGCCGAGCCTCGTCGGCGCGACCCTGCGCATCCCCTACACGTTCGCCGTGCCCGTGCTCGGCGGGCAGCGCTGGACGATCATCTCCGCCCTCCTGCTGCTCGTGCCGCTCGTCGCGCTCGCGCTCGTCGTGCAGGACCCGACGACGCCGTTCGGCGTGCTCGTCGCCGTCGCGGCCCTCGCAGGCGTCGGCGGGGGCAACTTCGCGAGCTCGATGGCGAACATCTCGTTCTTCTACCCCGAGGCCGCCAAGGGCCGGGCGCTCGGCCTCAATGCCGCGGGCGGCAACCTCGGGACGGCCGCCGTGCAGCTCGTCGTGCCGCTCGTCGTCGTCACGGCGGCGGGCGTGCGGCTCGAGCGCGCGGCACTGCTCGTCGTCCCGCTCGTCCTCGGCGCCGTCGTGCTCGCGTGGCGCTCGATGGACAACCTCACGGGCGCGCGCTCCGACGTGCGCGCCTACGCGGTCGCCGCGACGCGCCGCCACACGTGGCTCGTCTCGGCCGTGTACCTCGGCACGTTCGGCTCGTTCATCGGGTTCTCGAGCGTCTTCCCGACGCTCCTCAAGGCCACGTTCCCCGAGGTCAGCGTGTCGGTCGCGTTCCTCGGCGCGCTCGTCGGCGCTGTCGCGCGGCCGCTCGGCGGCTCGCTCGCGGACCGCGTCGGCGGCGCACGCGTCACGCTCGTCGCTTTCGGCGCCATGGCGACGGCCGTCGTCGGCGCGATCCTCGCACTGCGCGCCGGGTCGTTCGTCGGGTTCGTCGGCAGCTTCCTCGTCCTGTTCGTCGCGACCGGCGCGGGCAACGGCTCCGTCTACCGCATGATCCCTGCGGTCTTCCGCCACGGCGCGACCGACGACGCCGACCGCGCCCACCGGGCGCGGGTCGCGGCCGGCTGCCTCGGCATCGCCGGAGCGGTCGGCGCGTTCGGCGGCTTCCTCGTGCCGCGCGGCTTCGCGGCGTCGACCGCCGCGACGGGCGGGATCGAGGCCGCACTGTGGGCCGTCGTCGGCGTCTACGCGCTGCTCGCGACGCTCACGTGGGCCGTGTACGCGCGGCCCGGCTCCGCCCTCGGCGCGGCGGGCGTCTGA
- a CDS encoding bifunctional nitrate reductase/sulfite reductase flavoprotein subunit alpha, with amino-acid sequence MTAPPTAPGGPPASAAVRADLARGAPGDAHGPATRTPGTAAVRTVCGYCGVGCGIVLDVTTHDDGSCTATASRGDAEHPANRGRLCTKGATTVDLLAAGGRASTALVRTERDAELVPAPLDATIDLVAGRLARIVAEHGPDAVALYVSGQMSIEAQYLANKLAKAALRTRWIESNSRLCMASAGTGYKLSLGADGPPGSYDDLDEADLFVVVGANMADCHPILFLRMLDRVRAGARLVVVDPRRTATAAKADVHLQVRPGTDIALLDGLAHLVAAAGGVDEAFVAEHTEGWDELRPMLADYPPEEVERITGVPAAQLREVADLIVAAGGRWVSCWTMGLNQSVHGTWSTNALVNLHLLTGAICRPGAGPFSLTGQPNAMGGREMGYMGPGLPGQRSALVAEDRAFVEDVWGLAPGTLRAESSGRGTVEMFERLATGDIRAVWIICTNPVASMGNRDTVLRGLAAAELVVVQDAFADTDTTRHADVVLPAATWAESDGVLVSSERNVTLARAAVPAPGDALPDWLLVARVARALGHDGFDHASAEEVFEEIRQFSNPATGYDLRGLSHARLREGPVQWPAAPDGPRRNPVRYLNDGVHSPALVHADGTRPRLRFPTASGRARLWARPHVPAAELPDDDFPFVLTTGRVQHQWHTMTKTGKVAKLNRLAPAPFCEIHPEDAARLGVRAGDQVEVVSRRGRAVLPATVTDRVPPGCVFAPIHWNDLAGPDLAINAVTNDAVDPLSFQPELKVCAVALTIVAAPVAAPPSAPSVPDALVGIGAALGLGELTAPPTLDDDGRRYLAGFLAGLGTDAATPGTPVLPPSAPLTPEQAVWVDGMLAGVFSRAADARPATRTTLVLWSSQTGTAEDLAGRVAAHLTAQGRTPLVRGTGTTSPADLPRDADLVVVTSTFGDGEAPDDGVDFWEALVDPAARRLDGTRFAVLALGDASFERFCGHGRRLDHRLAELGAHRLVARADTEAGDDERVEEWLVGLTAALASGGAGAAGGSADGGPADGSVPDVSSPDGSAPGVAAGEPSGTDASGTASATSREPAAPDGPPVATRRAPGLAELVEARLLSGPGSAKEVRHVVLDVSGSEREVTYRAGDALAVHPTNAAALVAEWFDVTGWDPAATVTLGGTDVVLGDALTRSVDLTRTTSDLLALVAERSGDAGLARLLRRDNRADLARWTWCRQPVDVLAELAPHLPAADVLATLRPLAPRQYSISSTPLVRPDRIELTMSVVRYTSPAGAARGGLCSTFLADAQPGTRVPVHVQPTSHFRPPAPDARAIMVGPGTGVAPFLGFLDERRAAGHTGASWLFFGEQHEATDFYHADRLRQMLADGTLARLDTAFSRDQRAKVYVQDRMREHGARLWSWLEDGASFLVCGDAGRMARDVDATLCEIVATHGRMSPDDAAAYIRRLTAARRYVRDVY; translated from the coding sequence GTGACGGCGCCGCCGACGGCTCCCGGGGGCCCGCCCGCGAGCGCCGCGGTCCGCGCGGACCTCGCGCGCGGGGCCCCGGGTGACGCGCACGGGCCGGCCACCCGCACGCCCGGCACGGCGGCGGTGCGGACGGTGTGCGGCTACTGCGGTGTCGGCTGCGGGATCGTCCTCGACGTCACGACGCACGACGACGGCTCGTGCACCGCGACCGCGTCGCGCGGCGACGCCGAGCACCCCGCCAACCGGGGCCGGCTGTGCACGAAGGGCGCGACGACCGTCGACCTCCTCGCCGCGGGCGGACGCGCGAGCACCGCGCTCGTGCGCACCGAGCGCGACGCCGAGCTCGTGCCCGCGCCGCTCGACGCGACGATCGACCTCGTCGCGGGCCGGCTCGCGCGGATCGTCGCCGAGCACGGACCCGACGCGGTCGCGCTCTACGTCTCGGGACAGATGAGCATCGAGGCCCAGTACCTCGCGAACAAGCTCGCGAAGGCGGCGCTGCGCACCCGCTGGATCGAGTCGAACTCGCGCCTGTGCATGGCGAGCGCGGGCACCGGCTACAAGCTCTCGCTCGGCGCCGACGGCCCGCCCGGCTCGTACGACGACCTCGACGAGGCCGACCTCTTCGTCGTCGTCGGCGCGAACATGGCCGACTGCCACCCCATCCTCTTCCTGCGGATGCTCGACCGCGTGCGCGCGGGCGCGCGGCTCGTCGTCGTCGACCCCCGCCGCACCGCGACCGCCGCGAAGGCCGACGTCCACCTGCAGGTGCGGCCCGGCACGGACATCGCGCTGCTCGACGGACTCGCGCACCTCGTCGCCGCGGCCGGCGGCGTCGACGAGGCGTTCGTCGCCGAGCACACCGAGGGCTGGGACGAGCTCCGCCCGATGCTCGCCGACTACCCGCCCGAGGAGGTCGAGCGGATCACGGGCGTGCCCGCGGCGCAGCTGCGGGAGGTCGCCGACCTCATCGTCGCGGCGGGCGGCCGCTGGGTGTCGTGCTGGACGATGGGCCTCAACCAGTCCGTCCACGGCACATGGTCGACGAACGCGCTCGTCAACCTCCACCTCCTCACTGGTGCGATCTGCCGGCCGGGCGCGGGCCCCTTCTCCCTCACGGGGCAGCCCAACGCGATGGGCGGGCGCGAGATGGGCTACATGGGGCCGGGCCTCCCGGGGCAGCGGTCCGCGCTCGTCGCGGAGGACCGTGCGTTCGTCGAGGACGTGTGGGGGCTCGCGCCCGGGACGCTCCGCGCGGAGTCGTCGGGCCGCGGCACCGTCGAGATGTTCGAGCGCCTCGCGACGGGCGACATCCGGGCCGTGTGGATCATCTGCACGAACCCCGTCGCGTCGATGGGCAACCGCGACACGGTCCTGCGGGGGCTCGCGGCCGCGGAGCTCGTCGTCGTCCAGGACGCGTTCGCGGACACGGACACGACGCGCCACGCGGACGTCGTCCTGCCCGCCGCGACGTGGGCGGAGTCCGACGGCGTCCTGGTGAGCTCGGAGCGCAACGTCACCCTCGCGCGCGCGGCCGTGCCCGCGCCGGGCGACGCGCTGCCCGACTGGCTGCTCGTCGCGCGCGTCGCACGCGCGCTGGGGCACGACGGCTTCGACCACGCGTCCGCCGAGGAGGTCTTCGAGGAGATCCGGCAGTTCTCCAACCCGGCGACGGGCTACGACCTGCGCGGGCTCTCGCACGCGCGCCTGCGCGAGGGCCCCGTCCAGTGGCCCGCGGCGCCCGACGGCCCGCGCCGCAACCCCGTGCGCTACCTCAACGACGGCGTCCACTCCCCCGCCCTCGTCCACGCGGACGGCACGCGACCGCGGCTGCGCTTCCCGACGGCGTCGGGCCGCGCGCGCCTGTGGGCGCGGCCGCACGTCCCGGCCGCGGAGCTGCCCGACGACGACTTCCCGTTCGTCCTCACGACGGGCCGCGTGCAGCACCAGTGGCACACGATGACGAAGACCGGCAAGGTCGCGAAGCTCAACCGGCTCGCGCCCGCACCGTTCTGCGAGATCCACCCGGAGGATGCCGCACGGCTCGGCGTGCGCGCGGGCGACCAGGTCGAGGTCGTCTCGCGGCGCGGCCGGGCCGTGCTGCCCGCGACGGTGACGGACCGTGTGCCGCCGGGGTGCGTGTTCGCGCCGATCCACTGGAACGACCTCGCGGGGCCGGACCTCGCGATCAACGCCGTGACGAACGACGCCGTCGACCCGCTGTCGTTCCAGCCGGAGCTCAAGGTGTGCGCGGTCGCGCTCACGATCGTCGCGGCACCGGTCGCGGCGCCTCCGTCGGCGCCGTCGGTGCCCGACGCGCTCGTCGGGATCGGGGCTGCGCTCGGGCTCGGCGAGCTCACCGCGCCGCCCACGCTCGACGACGACGGCCGCCGCTACCTGGCAGGCTTCCTCGCGGGCCTCGGAACCGACGCCGCGACCCCCGGCACGCCCGTCCTCCCGCCGTCGGCACCCCTCACCCCCGAGCAGGCCGTCTGGGTCGACGGCATGCTCGCGGGCGTCTTCTCGCGCGCCGCCGACGCGCGGCCCGCGACGCGCACGACGCTCGTCCTGTGGTCCTCCCAGACGGGCACCGCAGAAGACCTCGCGGGCCGCGTCGCCGCGCACCTCACCGCGCAGGGCCGCACGCCGCTCGTCCGCGGCACCGGCACGACGAGCCCCGCCGACCTGCCGCGCGACGCCGACCTCGTCGTCGTGACGAGCACGTTCGGCGACGGCGAGGCACCCGACGACGGCGTCGACTTCTGGGAGGCCCTCGTCGACCCGGCCGCGCGACGCCTCGACGGGACGCGCTTCGCGGTGCTCGCGCTCGGCGACGCGTCCTTCGAGCGGTTCTGCGGGCACGGCCGGCGCCTCGACCACCGGCTCGCCGAGCTCGGCGCGCACCGTCTCGTCGCACGCGCCGACACGGAGGCCGGGGACGACGAGCGCGTCGAGGAGTGGCTCGTAGGGCTCACGGCCGCGCTCGCGTCCGGGGGTGCGGGCGCGGCCGGCGGCTCGGCGGACGGCGGCCCGGCCGACGGGTCCGTGCCTGACGTCTCCTCGCCTGACGGTTCCGCGCCCGGCGTCGCCGCCGGGGAGCCGTCGGGCACGGACGCGTCGGGCACCGCCTCCGCGACCTCGCGCGAGCCCGCCGCCCCCGACGGGCCGCCCGTCGCGACCCGTCGCGCACCGGGCCTCGCCGAGCTCGTCGAGGCCCGCCTGCTCTCGGGCCCGGGCAGCGCGAAGGAGGTGCGGCACGTCGTCCTCGACGTGTCCGGCTCCGAGCGCGAGGTGACGTACCGCGCGGGTGACGCGCTCGCCGTCCACCCGACGAACGCGGCGGCGCTCGTCGCGGAGTGGTTCGACGTCACGGGCTGGGACCCGGCCGCGACGGTGACGCTGGGCGGAACCGACGTCGTCCTCGGCGACGCGCTCACGCGGTCCGTGGACCTCACGCGCACGACGTCGGACCTGCTCGCGCTCGTCGCCGAGCGCTCGGGCGACGCCGGGCTGGCGCGCCTGCTGCGCCGCGACAACCGCGCCGACCTCGCGCGGTGGACGTGGTGCCGACAGCCCGTCGACGTCCTCGCGGAGCTCGCCCCGCACCTGCCCGCGGCCGACGTCCTCGCGACCCTGCGGCCGCTCGCGCCCCGCCAGTACTCGATCTCGTCGACGCCACTCGTGCGGCCCGACCGGATCGAGCTGACGATGTCTGTCGTGCGCTACACGTCGCCCGCGGGCGCGGCGCGCGGCGGCCTGTGCTCGACGTTCCTCGCCGACGCCCAGCCCGGCACGCGCGTCCCCGTGCACGTCCAGCCGACCTCGCACTTCCGGCCGCCCGCGCCCGACGCGCGGGCGATCATGGTGGGTCCCGGCACGGGCGTCGCGCCGTTCCTCGGTTTCCTCGACGAGCGCCGGGCCGCGGGGCACACGGGCGCGAGCTGGCTGTTCTTCGGCGAGCAGCACGAGGCGACCGACTTCTACCACGCCGACCGGCTGCGGCAGATGCTCGCCGACGGCACGCTCGCACGCCTCGACACGGCGTTCTCGCGCGACCAGCGCGCGAAGGTCTACGTGCAGGACCGCATGCGCGAGCACGGCGCCCGCCTGTGGTCGTGGCTCGAGGACGGCGCGTCGTTCCTCGTGTGCGGCGACGCAGGGCGCATGGCGCGCGACGTCGACGCGACGCTGTGCGAGATCGTCGCGACCCACGGGCGCATGTCGCCCGACGACGCCGCCGCGTACATCCGCCGCCTCACGGCCGCGCGACGTTACGTGCGCGACGTCTACTGA
- a CDS encoding Fic family protein — protein sequence MTDGGWPALAYEDRDWDISAAEGHLDAFQRRRFARPYRAAVVPHVARSTYTADPSTAELEAAATAEIVRFDAEMAALPTPMPAILLRTESASSSRIENLTAGARAVALAELDVSSSRNARLVAAGTRAMRAALADLDDVSATTILTAHRHLLEEDDPEIAGRFRTTQVWIGASSLSPHDADYVAPHAEHVPALVADLVGLAARRDLAPLAHTALVHAQLETIHPFEDGNGRTGRALVHTMLRARGLVRRASVPVSAGLLHDTVAYFDALDEYRQGRPDAIVAALSHATFGAAANGRVLAREITEMREAWRDALRVRADAAAWRLLDHVVEHPVVDAALVASALGVTDRGARNAIDALEEAGILTRFSAGRRRMWQAAAVLTAMDDFARRAGRRSAPR from the coding sequence ATGACGGACGGTGGCTGGCCCGCGCTCGCGTACGAGGACCGCGACTGGGACATCAGCGCAGCCGAGGGGCACCTCGACGCGTTCCAGCGCCGACGCTTCGCCCGCCCCTACCGGGCCGCCGTCGTCCCTCACGTCGCGCGCAGCACCTACACCGCCGATCCGTCGACCGCCGAGCTCGAGGCCGCCGCGACCGCCGAGATCGTCCGCTTCGACGCCGAGATGGCCGCGCTGCCCACTCCGATGCCCGCGATCCTGCTGCGCACCGAGTCGGCGTCGTCGTCGCGTATCGAGAACCTCACCGCCGGGGCGCGCGCCGTCGCGCTCGCGGAGCTCGACGTGAGCTCGAGCCGCAACGCGCGGCTCGTCGCCGCCGGGACGCGCGCGATGCGCGCCGCGCTCGCGGACCTCGACGACGTCTCCGCGACGACGATCCTCACGGCCCACCGCCACCTGCTCGAGGAGGACGACCCCGAGATCGCGGGACGGTTCCGCACGACGCAGGTGTGGATCGGCGCGTCCTCGCTGTCCCCGCACGATGCCGACTACGTCGCCCCCCACGCCGAGCACGTGCCGGCGCTCGTCGCCGACCTCGTCGGGCTCGCTGCCCGACGCGACCTCGCGCCGCTCGCACACACCGCGCTCGTGCACGCCCAGCTCGAGACTATCCACCCCTTCGAGGACGGCAACGGACGCACAGGGCGCGCGCTCGTCCACACCATGCTCCGCGCGCGCGGGCTCGTGCGGCGGGCGTCGGTCCCCGTCTCCGCCGGGCTCCTGCACGACACTGTGGCGTACTTCGACGCGCTCGACGAGTACCGGCAGGGAAGGCCCGACGCGATCGTCGCCGCACTCTCCCACGCGACGTTCGGTGCCGCCGCCAACGGCAGGGTCCTCGCACGCGAGATCACCGAGATGAGGGAGGCCTGGCGCGACGCCCTCAGGGTCCGCGCCGACGCGGCCGCGTGGCGCCTCCTCGACCACGTCGTCGAGCACCCCGTCGTCGATGCCGCGCTCGTCGCTTCCGCGCTCGGCGTCACAGACCGAGGCGCCCGCAACGCGATCGACGCCCTCGAGGAAGCCGGCATCCTCACGAGGTTCAGCGCGGGACGCCGACGCATGTGGCAGGCCGCGGCGGTACTCACCGCGATGGACGACTTCGCACGGCGTGCGGGACGCAGATCCGCACCACGGTGA
- the nirB gene encoding nitrite reductase large subunit NirB, with the protein MTRKLVVVGAGMVAQRLVEALRSRDLEGRWHITVLGEEPRRPYDRVALTSYFSARDPEELALGDASLWDDPLVTLRKDDAVVGLDREARTVTTARGRVERYDHLVLATGSSAWVPPVQGADLPGVFVYRTLDDVAALRGYVEELRTTRPVVRGAVLGGGLLGLEAAGALRALGAQATVLQVGTHLMSTQIDLGGGEALRRLVNDLGIGVRLDARTTRVRPHRRGGVGRLDLADGARVDADVVVIAAGVRPRDELARAADLKIGERGGVVVDDACRTSDPHVSAIGEVACIQGACLGLVAPGYAMAEVAADRLLGGAALFPGADTATKLKLAGVDVASFGDAFAQTPGALEVVWADPVAGVYKKLVMSDDARTLLGGVLVGDASAYASLRPQLGRELPGDPSAFLLPEGGGGAAELELPDDASVCSCNNVTAGTIRAAVTEHGCTDVGAVKTCTRAGTSCGSCLPLVKKLVGTELTKQGIAVSTALCEHFALSRAQLYDAILVAGTQSFTDVVARFGTDPAARGCDICRPAIASILATTAPAHVLDGERAALQDTNDHVMANLQKDGSYSVVPRMPGGEVTPEGLITVGEIARDYGLYTKVTGGQRIDMFGARLDQLPQIWKRLVDAGFESGHAYGKSLRTVKSCVGSTWCRFGVQDSVGLAVMLELRYRGLRSPHKIKLGVSGCARECAEARGKDVGVIATDKGWNLYVGGNGGFTPRHARLLAEDLDTETLVRTIDRFLLYYVRTADRLQRTAPWVDEVEGGLDGVRAVVLEDSLGICADLDAQMAQHVASYEDEWAATLADPDKLRRFDSFVNAPETPDPSLAYTPERGQARPATPDEVAAARRGEPVLVAGTTLEVRS; encoded by the coding sequence ATGACCCGCAAGCTCGTCGTCGTCGGCGCCGGCATGGTCGCGCAGCGCCTCGTCGAGGCCCTCCGATCGCGCGACCTCGAGGGCCGCTGGCACATCACGGTCCTCGGCGAGGAGCCGCGCCGCCCCTACGACCGTGTCGCGCTCACGAGCTACTTCTCGGCGCGCGACCCCGAGGAGCTCGCGCTCGGCGACGCCTCCCTGTGGGACGACCCGCTCGTCACGCTCCGCAAGGACGACGCGGTCGTCGGCCTCGACCGCGAGGCCCGCACCGTGACGACAGCGCGCGGTCGCGTCGAGCGCTACGACCACCTCGTCCTCGCGACCGGCTCGTCCGCGTGGGTGCCGCCCGTGCAGGGCGCGGACCTGCCCGGGGTGTTCGTCTACCGCACGCTCGACGACGTCGCGGCCCTGCGGGGCTACGTCGAGGAGCTGCGCACGACGCGCCCCGTCGTGCGGGGAGCCGTCCTCGGCGGCGGCCTCCTCGGCCTCGAGGCCGCGGGCGCGCTGCGCGCCCTCGGCGCGCAGGCCACCGTCCTCCAGGTCGGCACGCACCTCATGTCGACGCAGATCGACCTCGGCGGCGGCGAGGCCCTGCGGCGCCTCGTCAACGACCTCGGCATCGGCGTGCGGCTCGACGCCAGGACGACGCGCGTCCGCCCGCACCGGCGTGGCGGCGTGGGCCGCCTCGACCTCGCCGACGGCGCGCGCGTCGACGCCGACGTCGTCGTCATCGCGGCGGGCGTGCGTCCGCGCGACGAGCTCGCGCGCGCCGCAGACCTCAAGATCGGCGAGCGCGGGGGCGTCGTCGTCGACGACGCGTGCCGCACGTCGGACCCGCACGTCTCCGCGATCGGCGAGGTCGCGTGCATCCAGGGCGCGTGCCTCGGCCTCGTCGCGCCGGGCTACGCGATGGCGGAGGTCGCGGCGGACCGCCTGCTCGGCGGTGCCGCGCTCTTCCCGGGTGCGGACACGGCGACCAAGCTCAAGCTCGCGGGCGTCGACGTCGCGAGCTTCGGCGACGCGTTCGCGCAGACGCCCGGCGCGCTCGAGGTCGTGTGGGCGGACCCGGTCGCGGGCGTCTACAAGAAGCTCGTGATGTCCGACGACGCGCGCACGCTGCTCGGCGGCGTGCTCGTCGGCGACGCCTCGGCGTACGCGAGCCTGCGCCCGCAGCTCGGCCGCGAGCTGCCCGGCGACCCGTCGGCATTCCTCCTGCCCGAGGGAGGGGGCGGCGCGGCCGAGCTCGAGCTGCCCGACGACGCGTCCGTGTGCTCGTGCAACAACGTCACGGCCGGCACGATCCGCGCGGCGGTGACGGAGCACGGCTGCACCGACGTGGGGGCCGTCAAGACGTGCACCCGCGCCGGGACGTCGTGCGGCTCGTGCCTGCCCCTCGTGAAGAAGCTCGTCGGGACCGAGCTGACCAAGCAGGGCATCGCCGTCTCGACGGCGCTGTGCGAGCACTTCGCGCTGTCCCGCGCGCAGCTCTACGACGCGATCCTCGTCGCGGGCACGCAGTCCTTCACGGACGTCGTCGCGCGCTTCGGCACGGACCCGGCGGCGCGCGGCTGCGACATCTGCCGGCCCGCGATCGCGTCGATCCTCGCGACGACGGCGCCCGCGCACGTCCTCGACGGCGAGCGCGCGGCCCTGCAGGACACGAACGACCACGTCATGGCGAACCTCCAGAAGGACGGGTCGTACTCGGTCGTGCCGCGCATGCCGGGCGGCGAGGTGACGCCCGAGGGCCTCATCACCGTGGGCGAGATCGCGCGGGACTACGGCCTCTACACGAAGGTCACGGGCGGGCAGCGCATCGACATGTTCGGCGCGCGCCTCGACCAGCTCCCGCAGATCTGGAAGCGGCTCGTCGACGCGGGCTTCGAGTCGGGGCACGCGTACGGCAAGTCGCTGCGCACGGTGAAGTCGTGCGTCGGTTCGACGTGGTGCCGCTTCGGCGTGCAGGACTCCGTGGGCCTCGCGGTCATGCTCGAGCTGCGCTACCGGGGCCTGCGCTCCCCGCACAAGATCAAGCTCGGCGTCTCGGGCTGCGCGCGCGAGTGCGCAGAGGCCCGCGGCAAGGACGTCGGCGTCATCGCGACGGACAAGGGCTGGAACCTCTACGTCGGCGGCAACGGCGGCTTCACGCCCCGGCACGCGCGTCTCCTCGCGGAGGACCTCGACACGGAGACGCTCGTCCGCACGATCGACCGCTTCCTCCTCTACTACGTGCGCACGGCCGACCGCCTGCAGCGCACGGCACCGTGGGTCGACGAGGTCGAGGGCGGCCTCGACGGCGTGCGCGCCGTCGTCCTCGAGGACTCGCTCGGCATCTGCGCGGACCTCGACGCGCAGATGGCGCAGCACGTCGCGTCGTACGAGGACGAGTGGGCAGCGACGCTCGCCGACCCTGACAAGCTGCGGCGCTTCGACAGCTTCGTCAACGCCCCCGAGACCCCGGACCCCTCGCTCGCGTACACGCCCGAGCGCGGTCAGGCCCGGCCCGCCACGCCCGACGAGGTGGCCGCCGCCCGGCGCGGCGAGCCCGTCCTCGTCGCCGGCACGACCCTGGAGGTCCGCTCATGA
- a CDS encoding nitrite reductase (NAD(P)H) small subunit, whose translation MTPPTLTTWVRVCALADLAVERGAAALVDGEQLALVRLVDGTVLAVQQLDPFCGSHVLARGIVGSRTVDGASVPTLSSPMYKQVFDLRTGACLDAVGRVPLDGLAADLRTWAVRVVDGGVEVSP comes from the coding sequence ATGACGCCCCCGACCCTCACGACGTGGGTGCGCGTGTGCGCGCTCGCCGACCTCGCCGTGGAGCGGGGCGCGGCCGCGCTCGTCGACGGTGAGCAGCTCGCGCTCGTGCGTCTCGTCGACGGCACGGTGCTCGCGGTCCAGCAGCTCGACCCGTTCTGCGGCTCGCACGTCCTCGCGCGCGGCATCGTCGGCTCGCGCACGGTCGACGGCGCGAGCGTCCCGACACTCTCGTCGCCCATGTACAAGCAGGTGTTCGACCTGCGCACGGGCGCGTGCCTCGACGCCGTCGGGCGCGTGCCGCTCGACGGGCTCGCGGCGGACCTGCGGACGTGGGCGGTGCGCGTCGTCGACGGCGGCGTCGAGGTGTCCCCGTGA
- a CDS encoding uroporphyrinogen-III synthase, which translates to MTSLPDDAPATHLEQTLAGCVVLVTAERRKNELEAALTRRGASVRHAAALGMVPNADDAALLAATRDLVADPPDTLVVTTGIGLRGWIEAADAVGLADELVGALRGARIIARGPKARGAIQAAGLVPDWVAESETSAEVAEHLLAAGVAGRSIAVQHHGAGADGLDEAFREAGARVRSLVVYRWGPPPDPAAVAASVRAVAAGEVDAVTFTSAPGAAAWLATADDEGVLDDIVARCADGSVVMAAVGPVTAGPLQDRGIEPIVPDRGRLGSLVRLVVSHYGEQEVLPTLAGPLHVRRGAAVLDGRVLPLTPAGLEVLRILAHAAGGVVTREQVLDALPGDSRDPHAAEVAIARLREASGSRELVRTVVKRGYRLALEEA; encoded by the coding sequence GTGACCAGTCTTCCTGACGACGCCCCCGCGACGCACCTCGAGCAGACGCTTGCGGGCTGCGTCGTGCTCGTCACGGCGGAGCGTCGCAAGAACGAGCTCGAGGCGGCCCTCACGCGCCGCGGCGCGTCGGTGCGGCACGCAGCGGCGCTCGGCATGGTGCCGAACGCTGACGACGCGGCGCTTCTCGCGGCGACGCGTGACCTCGTCGCGGATCCGCCGGACACGCTCGTCGTGACGACGGGCATCGGCCTGCGCGGCTGGATCGAGGCGGCTGACGCCGTGGGGCTCGCGGACGAGCTCGTCGGCGCGCTGCGCGGAGCGCGGATCATCGCGCGCGGCCCCAAGGCGCGGGGCGCGATCCAGGCGGCGGGCCTCGTGCCCGACTGGGTCGCGGAGTCCGAGACGAGCGCGGAGGTCGCGGAGCACCTCCTCGCCGCGGGCGTCGCGGGCCGCAGCATCGCGGTGCAGCACCACGGCGCGGGCGCGGACGGCCTCGACGAGGCGTTCCGGGAGGCGGGAGCACGTGTGCGCTCGCTCGTCGTCTACCGCTGGGGTCCGCCGCCGGACCCGGCGGCGGTCGCCGCGTCGGTGCGTGCGGTCGCGGCGGGCGAGGTCGACGCGGTGACGTTCACGTCCGCGCCGGGCGCGGCCGCGTGGCTCGCGACGGCCGACGACGAGGGCGTGCTCGACGACATCGTGGCCCGCTGCGCCGACGGCTCGGTCGTCATGGCGGCCGTCGGGCCCGTGACGGCGGGTCCGCTGCAGGATCGCGGCATCGAACCGATCGTGCCGGACCGTGGCCGGCTCGGGTCGCTCGTGCGGCTCGTCGTGTCCCACTACGGCGAGCAGGAGGTGCTGCCGACCCTCGCGGGGCCGCTGCACGTTCGCCGGGGCGCTGCCGTGCTTGACGGCCGCGTGCTGCCGCTGACGCCCGCGGGGCTCGAGGTGCTGCGCATCCTCGCGCACGCCGCGGGTGGTGTCGTCACGCGCGAGCAGGTGCTCGACGCGCTGCCGGGCGACTCGCGCGACCCGCACGCGGCGGAGGTCGCGATCGCCCGTCTGCGCGAGGCCTCGGGCTCGCGCGAGCTCGTCCGCACCGTCGTCAAGCGGGGCTACCGCCTCGCGCTCGAGGAGGCCTGA